Sequence from the Microbacterium faecale genome:
CCGCGTCATCGCCGATGAAGTCGGCGCCGATCGTGAACGCCTGCGCGAGACCGTCGGGGGAGGGCTGCTGCGCGAACGAGATCGACACCCCGAACTGCGACCCGTCGCCCAGCAGGCGCTCGAAACCGGGCGCATCGTGCGGGGTGGTGATGACGAGGATGTCGCGGATTCCCGCGAGCATCAGCGTCGACAGGGGGTAGTAGATCATCGGCTTGTCGTACACCGGAACGAGCTGCTTCGACACCCCGAGGGTGATGGGGTGCAGGCGCGTTCCGCTGCCGCCCGCCAGAATGATGCCCTTCATGGGATCCATCGTGTCATGCGCGGCCGTCAGGCACCGGGAAGCTAGCCTTGCGGAGGCGACGACGGGGAGGACCGACCGGCATGACGAAATCGCGTGAGGCGACGTGGACCAGGCTGCGCTGGCCGCTGCTGTCGGTGCTCGTCACGATCGCGCTCGCCGCGGGCCGCCTCGCGATCACCCCGCGCTTCTACTTCGCCGACGACACCGAGCGCGGATCCTTCGGGCAGTGGTGGGCGCTCGGCGAGTACCTCGCGAACGGCACGCTGCCGATCCTGGATCCGTCCGCCTGGCAAGGCGGCAACTACTTCGCGGAAGGCCAGTGGGGGATCCTCAGCCCCGTCACGTGGCTCATCGGCCTGACCGCGTACGTCACGCCCGACGCCGTGCTGCACGTGTCCGCGTGGAAGATCGGGTTCCTCGCCGTGTTCGCCGCGGGGATGTACCTCATCGCGCGCGACTTCGGGGCGTCCCGTCCGTGGGCCGCGCTCGCCGGGGTGCTCGCCCCTGCCGCCGGGTTCACGGTCTTCATGGACGCCGCCTCGTGGTCCACCGGCCTCTTCGACGCGTGCCTGCTGCCGCTCGTGTGGTGGACGCTCAGGCGCGGCGTGGAAGCCGGCCGATCCCCGATCCCGTACCTCATCACGAGCTTCACCCTCATCACGTTCGGATACGTCTTCGGGGTCCTCGTGCTCGTCGTGCTGCTCGTCGAGACGCTCGTACGCGCGATCGTCGCGCGTGATCGGATCCGCATCGTGCGCGCGCTCGCCGCCAGCGCGTGGGGCGGGTTCTGGTCGATTGTCGTGTACCTCCCCGCGATCATGACGTCCTCCGTCACGGTCCGCGGCGACTCGCCCTACGAGAACACCGGCTTCCTCAACGCCGACGTCGCCGACCTGTTCTCGGTCGCGTCGCCGATGTCGACGGCGTCGATCCGCGCGTGGGACGGCATCGTCGATGGCCCGCTCGTCTACATCGCGTGGCTCGTGCCGCTGTTCCCCCTGTTCCTCCCGATCCCGCGCGAGGCCGTGCGCCGTCTCATCCCGGTCTGGGTCTACGGATCCGTGATGGCCGTGTTCGTGCTGGCGCCGAGTGATCTTGGGGCGATCCGCTGGCCGATCCGGATGATGCCGTACCTCGCGATCGCGGTCATCATCGTGCTCGCGGTCGCCGCGACGCGGGCCTACCCGGAGCGCATCACCCGGGGGCGTGCCTGGGCATCGGTCGCGGTCATCGCGGCGATGGCCTACATCAGCTGGGTCGGCGAGATGTGGTCGTGGAAGTCGATCTTCGCCGGCGCGCTGCTGCAGATCGTGGCACTGGTGGCGATCGTGCTGATCGCGCGCGGGCGCGACTACGCGTTCGTGGCCGGCCGCACGCCGCCGTGGGCGAAGAAGACCGCCGCCGTTGTGCTGTGCTCGATGCTCGTCACGATCGGGGTGGGCGCGGCGCAGATGCTGCAGTGGCGCGAGTCTCCGCTGCCGTCGGTCGGCGCCCCCACGAGCACTGACGAGCTCGAAGACGTGCTCTCGGACGCTCCGGGCGACGCCATCGTCGTCGGCAACTACATGAAGGGCGCGCTCGACCCCGACAGCTGGGACGAGCGCCTCATGGCGAACCTCTGGTACCTCAGTGACACGAACGTCTCGAGCGTGTACACCGTGCTGCCGTTCACGGCCTACGCCAGCGATCTGTGCGCCGACCTGCGCGGGCTGACGTGCGCCGATGCCCTCGGCACGCTGTGGAGCACCGACGAAGACACCGGGGTCGAGGTCGCTTCGCTGTTGAGTGTGTCGACGATCGTGGCGGCCAAGCACACGTATCCGTCTGAGCCTTCCTCGCCGGACGGATGGCAGCTCGCCGACGAGGGCGAGTGGAACTGGTTCTTCGAGCGCACCGAGCCGCTGCCGTCCGCGGGTGGCGTGACGTGGACGGGGGAGGGGACGTCCGTCTCCGTCTCGGGTGAGACGCAGACCACCGTGACCTTCTCCGTGGATGCCGTGGGGGCGGATCCGCGGGTCGTGCTCAGCCGCCTGCCGTTCCCGGGTTACTCCGTCGATGGCGCGGCGTTCGCGGATCCGGTGCGCGACTATCTCGTGACCGTCGACGTGTCCTCGGCGTCTGTGGGGGACGAGGTGACCGTGCGGTTCCTGCCGCCGCCGTTCCCGGTGCTCGCGGGATCCTTCGTGCTCGCGTGGGTCGTGGCGCTGGCGTGGCTCATCTCCCGCGCCGTCGTGCGGCGACGGGCGCGACGCTCGGCGTAAGACGCCATTGGCGTCGGGTCGCGGGGGCCGTCCCGGCTCACGTTGGGCGCTTCAGATGGATCCACTGGCATGTGACCTGGGGTTTCTTCCGTGGGGAGACATGCTGTAGCGCACTCACTCTCCCTGGTCTGCCGCTCGTTCTTCCCATCCCTACTTATTAATTCATCAATCAACGTAAATGTGTTGACAGTCGAAATAAATATGTTTAGAGTGACAAACGCCTCACCGCAAGGTTGACCGCCACCTACGTCTGGCGGCCTCAATGACTGACGGGGCTCAATGAAGAGACGCAACCGGAAAGGTGCATCCAGTGCGAGTTCGTGGAAGTGAAGCCTTCGTAGAATCCCTCCGACTCGAAGGAGTGTCCACTGTCTTCGGGATCAACGGCTCGGCCATCGTTGACCCGCTCGACCTATTCACGGCGGCGGGGATCGACTTCATTCAGGTGCGCAACGAGCAGAACGCCGGGGGAATGGCCGACGGCTACACACAGGCATCCGGAAAGATCACGGTCTGCATCGGTCAGAATGGCCCCGGTATCACCAACCTCGTGAGCGGTGTGGCGATGGCTTACGCCAACCACACTCCGATGATCGTGGTCACACCGTCCGTGACCACGATGCAGAGTGGCAGCCACATCGTGCAAGAGGTCGACCAGATGGCATTGCTGTCGGGAGTCACCGTTTTTCAGCATAAGGTCGCGCGGGCCGACCGCATCCCGTGGGCCATGCGTGCGGCGTTCCGCAGCGCGCTCATAAAGCGCGGACCCGCACAGGTCGACATCCCGCGCGACCTCTTCTACGACGAGCTCGACTGGGACGAACAGGCGCCCGCAAGCTACCGGCACTCCGGGCTCACCCAACCGGCGCAGTCCGACATCGACGCTGCGGTCGAGTTGCTTGCGACCGCACGGAGGCCCCTCATCGTGTGCGGACTCGGGGTCGCCCAGACAGAGGCATTCCCGCAGGTGGGACAGCTCGCCGACCTCGTCGACGCGGGAGTGACGACGATATACAACCACAACGACGCCTTCGACAACTCACACCCGCGCTACGTCGGACCGCTCGGCTATAGCGGATCGAAGTTCGCGATGGAGCACTCGTCGCACGCTGATGTTGTTCTCGCCCTGGGGACGCGGCTCAACCCCACGGGAACCTCGCCGCAATACGACGTCGACTTCTGGCCTGCCGACGCACGCCTCATCCTCAACGACGCCGACCCCTTGAACATCGGGGCCAACCACCCCATCGACGTCGGCCTCGTCGGCGACTGTGCGCTGACCGTCGACGCTCTCGTCAGCGCTCTGGAGTCGCGGGGCATCGCCCCCGATCGGGAAACAGCCACCGTGAGCGCGATCGCCGAGGGAAAGAATGCCTGGTGGCGAACCCTCAGCGATGAAGCGTCCGGGCCGGCCTCGGTGCTCTCGCCCAAGGCAGCGCTCTTGCGGCTCGCCGAGCTCACCCCGAACAATGCCATCGTCACAGCCGACGCAGGAAACGCGACAAGCTTCGTCACCACCTACTTCGAATTCACGCGCGGCCGCAGCCTCATGATGCCCGGCACCTTCGGCTCGATGGGAGGTGCGTTCGCAAACGCCATCGGAGCCAAGGTCGCCGCACCCGAACGACCCGTCATCGCTATCAGCGGGGACGGCGCGTGGGGAACGGGCCTTCAGGAGGTGCTCACCGCAGTCGCCGAAGACGCGCCCGTCATCTCTGTCGTGCTCAACAACGGTTCACTTGCAGCCGAGCGAGCCAATCAACTCGGATTCCTCGGGGGACGCTTCTACGCCTGCGACCTCGACAATCCCGATTTCGCGGCAATCGCCGAACTCATGGGCGCGACGGGCATAACCGTTCGCACTCTCGAGGAGCTTGAGATCGCGTACACGAACGCACTCGCCTCGAGCAAGCCCGTCGTGCTCGACGTGCATGTCGATGTCGAGGTCCTCGCCCCGCCGCGGCGCAAGGACGCCCTCCAGAGTCGTGAGCGTCTCCACCCGCGCTATGCCCGGGACGCGAAAGCACAGTCTGAGACGTCCTATGAATGACACCGACCTGAAGAGGCCCGTCCCACCTCGGCAGCGAGTCGACATCGGCCACCGTGGTTTCCGCACGCCTGTCGGGCGCAGTGTGCATGGCAAATGGGCGCGCGTCGCCTGGGCCGCCACGATCCTGTCCGTCATCATCGCCGTCGTCTACCCGATCTTCCGCGTCGTGCTCGCCGGCGTGACGCAGCCGTCGACCGGCATGTTCGACCTCTCGGGCATGCTCTCGGTTCTGAGCATGCCGTATACGTGGGAGGCCACCTACAACACGGTGGCAATCGGCATCGTCGCCACCGTCATCGCCCTTCTCTTCGCGGCCCCGATGGCGTGGGGGGTCGTGCGCACCACACTCTGGGGCCGCCGCCTCTTCATGCATTTGTCGTTCCTGAGCTTCCTCACGCCCGGAATGCTCATTGCTCTCGCCTATCTGATCCCGCTCGGGCCTCACATGCCCGTCTCACAATGGCTCACCGACCTCTTCGACTCACCCACGTCGCTCTATGGCTTCTGGGGGCTCGCCCTCATGACGGCCTGCCACGAGTTCCCGATCATCTTCATCAGCCTGGCGGTGTCCCTCTCGAGCATGAGCAGCGACCTCGAGGACGCCGGCTACGCACACGGCCTCTCGCCCTCTCGGGTCGTCTGGCGCATCACCGCACCACTCATGAAGCCGGCGCTCGTGTCAGCCAGCTTCCTTGGGTTCGTCGCCGGAATCAACATCTTCGGCGTGCAGGCGGTCATCGCGATTCCCGCGCGGATTCCGCTCCTCACGACCGCGATCTATCAGGATTTTGGATACCCCGTCGACTTCGTACACGCCGCGACCATGGCCATCGTCTTGCTCGTCATCTCGATCGCCCTCACCGCGGCCACCAACTGGTACGTCCGGCGCAGCAGCCACCCCCTGGTTGTCGGCAAGGCGGGAGGGCATACGAAGCTGCGGCTCGCCACAGGTGTCAACTTCGCTCTGACTGTGTGGAGCTCGATCGCCGTCCTGCTCATCCTGATAATCCCCGGCAGCACCCTTATCTTGGGCAGCCTCTCCAATACGGGCAGCTATGCGATCTCACTCGCCGACCTCGATTTCAGCGCCTATGTTGCGCTCTTCGAGCTTGGCCAGACCGTGCTCGCGATCGGCAACAGCGCCCTGTTTGCCCTCGTCACCACCGTTGTCGTCTTGTTGCTCGCCCTCGCCCTGGTGTACTTCGAACGCCACGGCTTTGTCTTCGGCAAGACCATGAACGCCATCTCGGACCTCGCGTTCGTGATCCCCGGAATCGTGCTCGCCTTCGGCCTCATCAGCGCCTACAGTGGCGGGCCGCTCGTGCTTTACAACACGGCAGCCATCGTCGTCATCGCCTATATCGGCCGCTTCTTGCCCTTCGGGCGCAGGAACGTTCACGGTTCCGTAGCCGAGATCGACCGTGATCTCGAACTGGCGGCGTACAGCCATAGTGTTCCCGGGGGCACGACGTTCGCGAAAGTCGTATTTCCCCTCACAAAACGGGCCGTGCTCGCGGCCGCGATCATCTGCTTCTTCTTCGCCTTCAACGAGCTGTCGGCGTCGATCCTGCTGATCACGAGCGACACGGTCGTGTCGGCCACCGTTCTCCTCAGCTACAAGGAAGAAGGCCTCATCGGGCAGATGTACGCACTGTCCTCGGTCCTGTTTGTTTTGAGCATCCTCGCCTACACGATCGTCATCAAACTGGCCGGCCGCCGAGCATTCGCAGACATCGATTAGGGATACACAATGTCGTCAGTATCGTTTGAGAACGTTAGTTTCAGCTACTCCGATGCCGTGGGTGCCGGTGGCCTCCACGACGTCACGCTACACCTCGGAGAAAGCGGTATCACCGCAATCCTCGGGGCAAGCGGTAGTGGTAAGACCACAATGTTGCGCCTCATCGCCGGCTTCATCCGCCCCTCACATGGCACCATCAAACTCGACGACCGCGTCGTAGCCGGTCCCCGGTATGTCCCACCGCAGAAGAGAAATCTGGCCGTCGTGTTCCAGAGCTACGCACTCTGGCCGCACCTCACTGTCGCGCAGAACGTCGCGTTGCCGCTCAAGGCCAAGAATCTCGGCAAGCGCGAACGTGAGACACGCATTCTCGAAACATTGGAGATCACGGGTCTTGGCGAGCTCGCCGATCGTCTCCCCGCTCAGCTGAGCGGCGGGCAGCAGCAACGGGTAGCCCTCGCACGGAGCATCGCGTTGCGCCCCGGACTCATCCTCTTTGACGAGCCCCTCAGCAACCTCGACGCGGCGCTGCGCGGGCGACTTCGCACCCAGCTTCAGGAGCTCCAGCGGAGCACCGGGATCGCGTTCGTCTACGTCACGCACGATCGCGACGAGGCGATGAGCCTCGCCGACCACCTCATCGTGCTCGAGAATGGTTCTCTGCTCTGTTCAGGCGAACCCCGTGCCCTCTATGCAGCGCCGCCGACGCGTTCGGCCGCCGAGATCCTCAGCCACTGGGCGGCGGAGCTGCCCGGGGTCGCCGTCGAAGGCGGCAAGGCCGCCGGCGTGCTGCTGGAGGGCACATCGCGAACGCTCACCCTCTCGCCGCGCCAGTGTCCGAAGCCGCTCGTCGTGGGTGAGCACGTCACAGTGCTTGTACGCAACCAGGGACTGCGGATCGCCGGCACCCCCGACGACCAGTCCCTGGAGGGAACAGTGGAGCGAGACGAGTTCGTCGACGGTGACGTCAAGTTGTGGGTCCGCCTTGAAAGCGGACACCTCGTGACCGTGATGGACGCGGGATCGACTTCGGGCCAGAAGGGCACCAAGGTCGCCGTCGCGATCGATGACGACCATGTCGTGGCATACCCGGGGGACGACACGACTTACACCCCCAACACAGCATCACTCGCCCGCGTCTGATCCGACATTCGCTTGAGTGTCGAATACAAACAGGAGGAACCAGCCATGAAATCACGAACTCGAGGCCGCAGCGGCGCGGCTGTGCTGAGCGCGACCGTAGCCTCCGTGGCACTGCTGTCGGGCTGCGCCGTCGGCGCGGCCGTGCCGCAAGACAAGGTCGACCAGACCGAAAGCGAGGGGCCGATCCCTACGGCGAGCTCCGAAAGTCTCGTCGACGCTGCCACGAAAGAGGGAACGGTCGTCTGGTACACGAATGAGCCTCGCGAGAATGCGGTTGCCATCGCCGACCTGTTCCAGGACACCTACCCAGGCATCGAAGTCGAGCTCTTGCGGCTGCCCGGCGAGAAGATCGCCGCCAAGCTCGAAGCCGAGTTCTCGGGGCCCGGTCTCGAGGCCGACGTTGCGTACGTGACGCCGAGCTTCACCATTCAGCGGCTCGCCGACAGGGGGGCTTTCGCGCCCTTCTATCCCGAGCATGCCGATGAAGTCGACTCCAACTACATGGACCCGGAGGGAAACTGGGTGAGCACAGGCTACGTGGCGTTGGTGGCCCTCGCCTACAACGCCGACATCGTCTCTGAGGCGGACGCGCCCGACTCGTGGGCCGACCTCGTCGACCCGAAGTGGGAGGGAAAGATCACCGCAGGTGATCCCGCCAGCTTGACAGTTGCGACCAGTGCCGCCGCTGCATGGCTCGAGAACTTCGGGGAAGAATACGTTCAAAAGCTCGGCGAGAATAAGCCCGTGCTGCTGTCGAGCTTCGGCGATACCGAAGCTGCGATCCTTTCCGGCTCGTCGCCGGTCGGAGTCGTCACCGACTTCCGCACCTACGCCGACATGGCTCAGGATCGCCCGATCGAACTCGTCTTGCCTAGTGAAGGCTCCGTGGCGATGGCCGGCGCCATGGGAATCAACGCCGAAGCAGAGCATCCCAATGCGGCACGCCTGTTCGAGAATTTCCTCTTCAGCGACGCGGTCATGGATCTCTACGCCGACAATTTCTCCTATCCGGTGCGGCCCGGGTTCGCGAGCGAAGGGATGCCTGAGCTCGACGACGTCAAGGTGCTCGAGGTCGACGGCGAGTCCCTCTCCGATCCGAGTAAGGTCGCCGATCTCCGGCGAACTCTTCGGACGCTCCTCGGGTAAAACTCAACACACGAGAAAGGTGGTGCGGTTCATGCGCGTTCTCAACAACGCTGGCATAACCGAGTGCTATGACGTCACGCTGCGCAGCTTCCGCTACGTCGACACGGGAATCGCCTCGGCCACGGTGGAGTGCTTCACGAACGACGCCGTGCTCGATCGCTACGGCGACGTGACGGTAGGCGGAGACGAGCTCCTCCAGCTCTTCACCGAACGTGAGAACGATGTGAGCCGTACCACCTGTCACGCTGTGGTCAACTTCAGCCCGGTCGAGGTCGCGCGCGACCAGTGCATCGAGGCGCATTACGCGCTCCTCGTGTTCGAAGCTCGGCCGGGCGAGCACTCGAGTCAGCTTGCCGGCGTGCGGTTGTGCTTCGACCGCTATGCACGGCGCGAGGGCCGCTGGCTTATCGAGCACCGACGGCAAGAGCATTTGGGACTTGCAGCCTCGATCGCTGCAGCGAAAGAGGCGAAGTGAGCGCATACAACGCCGTGCTCGCTGTCATCTTCGATCTCGAAGGCACTCTCCTCAACTCTGCGGAGATGATCCGCTCCGCCCTCGACGATGCCTGCCGGGGCACGGGAGAATCCCGGCCATGGAGCTTTCTCGACCTCCGCGACCCCATCACGACCGTGCGCCGGGCCCGCGGTGACATCGACGTGCTCCTCCACAGCATCCGAAACGCTGACCTGGAGCCGCTGCCCGGAGTCGTCGATGCCCTTCAATCGCTTCAGGTCGACTGCACGCTCGCGGTTGCCACGAATGCCCGACGTGAGGTCACCGAAGCGCTTCTCGAGCGTTCGGGCCTCGCGCCCTACTTCACCGCCATCGTCAGCGTTGACGACGTGAGGCTTGCGAAGTCGGACCCCGAGGCCATCCACCGCGCCTGCTCGTGGCTAGGAGTCGCCGCCAGCCAGGCGATCGTCGTCGGCGACTCGCTCGCCGATCTCGTCGCAGCCCGTGCTGCGGGTGCTCGGGGAGTGCACGCAGCATGGACTGGAGCTGCTTCGCTCGGCACCGAACTTGTCGCGTCGCACCCTCAAGACCTGCGTGATTTCGTGAGTCCCAGCGGTATGAGGGACGACGGCCGCCCCGCGGTGCGGATCAGCGCCGCTCGTTCCGGTTAGGCTGCGTTCGATGGCCGACGACAGACGCATACTCGCCGCACGTGACATAGCGCGAGCCCCCGTTCACCGCGTTGGCGAGATATTCAGCCTGATCCACCGCGGCGAGGCCCGCACCATCTCCGAGTTGTGCGACGCTACGGGGCTCGCGCGATCAACGGTGGGTACCCGCATCGCCCGGCTACTCGACCTGGGGCTCATCGCGGCGGCATCGGCATCGCCAGTCGGCAAAGGACGTGCGCCGTCGCTTTACACCTTCAATCCCGCGGCCGGCATCATTCTCGCCGCGCAGGTAGGCATCACGGCGTCGCGCGCTGCCCTCACCGATCTCGAGGGCGACATTATCGACAGCGTCATGGTCGATACCCGGGTCGACCTGGGCGCAGAGCCCGTCCTTGCCGCGCTCGGGAATGCGTTCGAGGCCCTGCTCGCCGGCAACGACACCCGAACGG
This genomic interval carries:
- a CDS encoding nuclear transport factor 2 family protein; the protein is MRVLNNAGITECYDVTLRSFRYVDTGIASATVECFTNDAVLDRYGDVTVGGDELLQLFTERENDVSRTTCHAVVNFSPVEVARDQCIEAHYALLVFEARPGEHSSQLAGVRLCFDRYARREGRWLIEHRRQEHLGLAASIAAAKEAK
- a CDS encoding ABC transporter substrate-binding protein gives rise to the protein MLSATVASVALLSGCAVGAAVPQDKVDQTESEGPIPTASSESLVDAATKEGTVVWYTNEPRENAVAIADLFQDTYPGIEVELLRLPGEKIAAKLEAEFSGPGLEADVAYVTPSFTIQRLADRGAFAPFYPEHADEVDSNYMDPEGNWVSTGYVALVALAYNADIVSEADAPDSWADLVDPKWEGKITAGDPASLTVATSAAAAWLENFGEEYVQKLGENKPVLLSSFGDTEAAILSGSSPVGVVTDFRTYADMAQDRPIELVLPSEGSVAMAGAMGINAEAEHPNAARLFENFLFSDAVMDLYADNFSYPVRPGFASEGMPELDDVKVLEVDGESLSDPSKVADLRRTLRTLLG
- a CDS encoding HAD family hydrolase, with protein sequence MSAYNAVLAVIFDLEGTLLNSAEMIRSALDDACRGTGESRPWSFLDLRDPITTVRRARGDIDVLLHSIRNADLEPLPGVVDALQSLQVDCTLAVATNARREVTEALLERSGLAPYFTAIVSVDDVRLAKSDPEAIHRACSWLGVAASQAIVVGDSLADLVAARAAGARGVHAAWTGAASLGTELVASHPQDLRDFVSPSGMRDDGRPAVRISAARSG
- a CDS encoding YfhO family protein; protein product: MTKSREATWTRLRWPLLSVLVTIALAAGRLAITPRFYFADDTERGSFGQWWALGEYLANGTLPILDPSAWQGGNYFAEGQWGILSPVTWLIGLTAYVTPDAVLHVSAWKIGFLAVFAAGMYLIARDFGASRPWAALAGVLAPAAGFTVFMDAASWSTGLFDACLLPLVWWTLRRGVEAGRSPIPYLITSFTLITFGYVFGVLVLVVLLVETLVRAIVARDRIRIVRALAASAWGGFWSIVVYLPAIMTSSVTVRGDSPYENTGFLNADVADLFSVASPMSTASIRAWDGIVDGPLVYIAWLVPLFPLFLPIPREAVRRLIPVWVYGSVMAVFVLAPSDLGAIRWPIRMMPYLAIAVIIVLAVAATRAYPERITRGRAWASVAVIAAMAYISWVGEMWSWKSIFAGALLQIVALVAIVLIARGRDYAFVAGRTPPWAKKTAAVVLCSMLVTIGVGAAQMLQWRESPLPSVGAPTSTDELEDVLSDAPGDAIVVGNYMKGALDPDSWDERLMANLWYLSDTNVSSVYTVLPFTAYASDLCADLRGLTCADALGTLWSTDEDTGVEVASLLSVSTIVAAKHTYPSEPSSPDGWQLADEGEWNWFFERTEPLPSAGGVTWTGEGTSVSVSGETQTTVTFSVDAVGADPRVVLSRLPFPGYSVDGAAFADPVRDYLVTVDVSSASVGDEVTVRFLPPPFPVLAGSFVLAWVVALAWLISRAVVRRRARRSA
- a CDS encoding thiamine pyrophosphate-dependent enzyme, which codes for MRVRGSEAFVESLRLEGVSTVFGINGSAIVDPLDLFTAAGIDFIQVRNEQNAGGMADGYTQASGKITVCIGQNGPGITNLVSGVAMAYANHTPMIVVTPSVTTMQSGSHIVQEVDQMALLSGVTVFQHKVARADRIPWAMRAAFRSALIKRGPAQVDIPRDLFYDELDWDEQAPASYRHSGLTQPAQSDIDAAVELLATARRPLIVCGLGVAQTEAFPQVGQLADLVDAGVTTIYNHNDAFDNSHPRYVGPLGYSGSKFAMEHSSHADVVLALGTRLNPTGTSPQYDVDFWPADARLILNDADPLNIGANHPIDVGLVGDCALTVDALVSALESRGIAPDRETATVSAIAEGKNAWWRTLSDEASGPASVLSPKAALLRLAELTPNNAIVTADAGNATSFVTTYFEFTRGRSLMMPGTFGSMGGAFANAIGAKVAAPERPVIAISGDGAWGTGLQEVLTAVAEDAPVISVVLNNGSLAAERANQLGFLGGRFYACDLDNPDFAAIAELMGATGITVRTLEELEIAYTNALASSKPVVLDVHVDVEVLAPPRRKDALQSRERLHPRYARDAKAQSETSYE
- a CDS encoding ABC transporter ATP-binding protein, whose protein sequence is MSSVSFENVSFSYSDAVGAGGLHDVTLHLGESGITAILGASGSGKTTMLRLIAGFIRPSHGTIKLDDRVVAGPRYVPPQKRNLAVVFQSYALWPHLTVAQNVALPLKAKNLGKRERETRILETLEITGLGELADRLPAQLSGGQQQRVALARSIALRPGLILFDEPLSNLDAALRGRLRTQLQELQRSTGIAFVYVTHDRDEAMSLADHLIVLENGSLLCSGEPRALYAAPPTRSAAEILSHWAAELPGVAVEGGKAAGVLLEGTSRTLTLSPRQCPKPLVVGEHVTVLVRNQGLRIAGTPDDQSLEGTVERDEFVDGDVKLWVRLESGHLVTVMDAGSTSGQKGTKVAVAIDDDHVVAYPGDDTTYTPNTASLARV
- a CDS encoding ABC transporter permease, which encodes MNDTDLKRPVPPRQRVDIGHRGFRTPVGRSVHGKWARVAWAATILSVIIAVVYPIFRVVLAGVTQPSTGMFDLSGMLSVLSMPYTWEATYNTVAIGIVATVIALLFAAPMAWGVVRTTLWGRRLFMHLSFLSFLTPGMLIALAYLIPLGPHMPVSQWLTDLFDSPTSLYGFWGLALMTACHEFPIIFISLAVSLSSMSSDLEDAGYAHGLSPSRVVWRITAPLMKPALVSASFLGFVAGINIFGVQAVIAIPARIPLLTTAIYQDFGYPVDFVHAATMAIVLLVISIALTAATNWYVRRSSHPLVVGKAGGHTKLRLATGVNFALTVWSSIAVLLILIIPGSTLILGSLSNTGSYAISLADLDFSAYVALFELGQTVLAIGNSALFALVTTVVVLLLALALVYFERHGFVFGKTMNAISDLAFVIPGIVLAFGLISAYSGGPLVLYNTAAIVVIAYIGRFLPFGRRNVHGSVAEIDRDLELAAYSHSVPGGTTFAKVVFPLTKRAVLAAAIICFFFAFNELSASILLITSDTVVSATVLLSYKEEGLIGQMYALSSVLFVLSILAYTIVIKLAGRRAFADID